The genomic region GGGCGGGCTTCTCTTTGCCGAAGCTCCCTGTAGTGCATTACAGTGCTTTGCCTTACTGGACTTGAACTGCCCAGGGCTGTGCTTTTTAGACGGCGGACGAGCTTTGTTGCGGCAacgcctcaacctcaacctcgtcgACTTTTTCTACCTCATCCTCCCCCTTCCTCTCCACAATCCGTCTGTCCTCCATTGTCTTTCCCACACAACCCACATCATGCTTTCCAGTCGCTTAATATCACGAGCTGTTGCTCGCCCGGCTTTCCAGAAGTCTACGTACGTTAATACCACAATGCGCTTTGCGACAAATGGATCCAGGAGAAGCTTGTTTAAGTCCGCTTCTGTTGGGACCAATCCGTCATCGAGGCAAATATGGCTCGTCAACTAACAATGTGTCTTCCTGATCGATAGGCTCCCCAGCGTCGTcgcttcctcctcgctgtCGCGATTCAGCCGTGGATATGCCTCTTCAGCTGGTATGTTGCCTCCGAGCTCGTCGGAACACCACGCCGAACAACCCGCTGACCAGAATTTCttgcagaggagaaggatctcgTTGTTATCGGTGGCGGCGTTGCTGGCTACGTCGCTGCTATCAAGGCTGGACAAGAGGGCATGAAGGTTGGTTTTATACGGGGAACCACTAAGCGGACAGAATTGGCTGACCAAATCTTTTCATCTTCCTATAGGTTACCTGCATTGAGAAGCGTGGCTCCCTCGGCGGTACCTGTTTGAACGTCGGCTGCATTCCCTCAAAATCTCTCCTTAACAACTCGCATCTCTATCACCAGATCCTCCATGACACCAAGGCCCGCGGTATCGAGGTCGGCGAGGTCAAGCTTAACCTGGCCAACTtcatgaaggccaaggagactTCCGTCAGCGGTCTCACCAAGGGTATCGAGTacctcttcaagaagaacgGCGTCGAGTACATCAAGGGTGCTGGTTCTTTCGTCAACGAGCATgagatcaaggtcgacctCAACGAGGGCGGTGAGACCAGCGTTCGCGGCAAGAACATTCTTATTGCTACTGGTTCCGAGGCCACTCCTTTCCCCGGTCTTGAGATCGACGAGAAGCGTGTTATCACCAGCACTGGTGCTATCGCTCTTGAGCAGGTCCCTGAGACCATGACCGTCATTGGTGGTGGTATCATTGGCCTCGAGATGGCTTCCGTCTGGTCGCGACTTGGCTCCAAGGTCACAATTGTCGAGTTTCTCGGCCAGATTGGTGGCCCCGGTATGGACACTGAGATCGCTAAGAACACCCAGaagatcctcaagaagcagggTCTCGagttcaagctcaacaccaaggttGTCAGTGGCGACAAGTCTGGcgacaaggtcaagcttgaggttgactCCGCTAAGGGTGGCAAGCCCGAATCTGTATGTGTATCAAATCCAATTGTTTTACCTACAGTTCTAACAAACACTTCTAGATCGAGTCCGACGTCGTCCTCGTTGCCATTGGTCGACGACCTTACACCGGCGGCCTCGGCCTTGAGAACATTGGCCTCGAGGCTGACGACCGTGGCCGTGTCATCATTGACTCCGAGTACCGAACCAAGATCCCCCACATCCGATGTGTTGGCGATGTCACCTTCGGCCCTATGCTTGCCcacaaggctgaggaggaagctgTTGCCGTTGTCGAGTACATCAAGAAGGGTTACGGTCATGTTAACTATGGTGCCATTCCCTCCGTTATGTACACCCATCCTGAGGTCGCCTGGGTCGGCCAGAGTGAGCAGGACCTGAAGAACCAGAACATCCCTTACCGAGTCGGAACCTTCCCCTTCGTTGCCAACTCTCGAGCCAAGACCAACCAGGACACTGAGGGTATGGTCAAGATGCTCGCTGATCCCGAGACTGACCGCATTCTCGGTGTTCACATTATCGGCCCCAACGCTGGCGAGATGATCGCTGAGGGTACTCTGGCTCTCGAATACGGTGCTTCCAGTGAGGATATTGCCCGAACCTGCCACGCTCACCCCACACTTGCCGAGGCCTTCAAGGAGGCTGCCATGGCCACTCACGCCAAGGCCATCCACTTCTAAGCAATGCTTGAGGAACATAATGAAAAAGATGACACAGAGTCAAGAGGAGGCATCAACAGGATAGTGCGAACGGGATAGAGCCCGGGGCATTTGGGACTCTGGGTTGTgtaaattagtaataattcTGTCTGTTCAAGCATGATGCCTGGAAATCACATGGCAGGATGCGTTGCTTGCGTTCCAAGATTATTTGCACTGCGTGAAAGAAGAATACAAATTATATGATGAATAACAAAGTTTCTCTTTCGAATCGACTGGCTAAATAAACCCTTGACTCTTTTACAAAAGTTGATGTACCATGTTAGTCAGGACAAGCTTTAGACCAAAGCATTCAAAAACTGTGTAGTATTGAGAACAAAAACCAAGAAAGGGAGAGATAGATCGGTGAGACCAGCGCTCCATTCCGATATTATTCTCATTTTCATGAACCTATTAGTTACTCGAACGAATCGAATACGAATTCGAGAATGCAAATCGAACAACTTCAACTCACACAGGCCCCTCGAGGGACACTAGCCCCGAACCCGTTTGCAACGGTGGATTTACAAGGTTGTTCAAGTCGAAAGGTTCTTGTGAGGGGATACACCAGATCAGCTCATTCTCGACCAGGAGCCAGCTAGGGATCTGGCTAGCGCTGAGGAATATGA from Fusarium fujikuroi IMI 58289 draft genome, chromosome FFUJ_chr04 harbors:
- a CDS encoding probable LPD1-dihydrolipoamide dehydrogenase precursor — encoded protein: MLSSRLISRAVARPAFQKSTLPSVVASSSLSRFSRGYASSAEEKDLVVIGGGVAGYVAAIKAGQEGMKVTCIEKRGSLGGTCLNVGCIPSKSLLNNSHLYHQILHDTKARGIEVGEVKLNLANFMKAKETSVSGLTKGIEYLFKKNGVEYIKGAGSFVNEHEIKVDLNEGGETSVRGKNILIATGSEATPFPGLEIDEKRVITSTGAIALEQVPETMTVIGGGIIGLEMASVWSRLGSKVTIVEFLGQIGGPGMDTEIAKNTQKILKKQGLEFKLNTKVVSGDKSGDKVKLEVDSAKGGKPESIESDVVLVAIGRRPYTGGLGLENIGLEADDRGRVIIDSEYRTKIPHIRCVGDVTFGPMLAHKAEEEAVAVVEYIKKGYGHVNYGAIPSVMYTHPEVAWVGQSEQDLKNQNIPYRVGTFPFVANSRAKTNQDTEGMVKMLADPETDRILGVHIIGPNAGEMIAEGTLALEYGASSEDIARTCHAHPTLAEAFKEAAMATHAKAIHF